Within the Lacerta agilis isolate rLacAgi1 chromosome 15, rLacAgi1.pri, whole genome shotgun sequence genome, the region atcatggggcaccttgtcaaaggccttgctgaaatcaagataggctacatccacatctgtcaaaaaatgagatcagattggtctgacatgacttatttttcagaaacccatgctgacttttagtgatcacagcgttcctttctaggtgctcacagaccatttgcttaatgatctgctctagaatctttcctggtattgatgtcaggctgactgggcggtaattgtttgggtcttctctctccccccttttgaaaatagggacaaaatttgccctcctccagtctgctgggacttcgcctgttctccaggaattctcaaagattattgccagtggttctgaaatcacctctgccagttcttttaatactcttggatgtagttcatctggccctggagactgtacatctaaactagccaagtattcttgtaaactagttagctgagttggttttccttgtctgggtgttttgtacctcaaaggttgtcacactttacaaagcgggcagtcttctgtcttgctgagttagtttttaaatcaattatttcagaaggtccagtccctaaaaaaagctcaacaaccccccaaaactgccagattttaattctgaaagtagatcacagttggccacccctggtataagacatgtaactagaataaaaaaaataaaaaaatcaagcaaataattgtaataactaccgtaataaagcactgctataattatatataattttcctaaaattttggtttcattcgcctttccgtgctgaaatgtcacaacctgaacgaccatggcttgcccccccccccctagttttgatcctgggtacgcccctgaggagacagcttcttcaagtaacactctttattcagacaaacaagacgggggaactgaggagagagatgctacatttataggaacagaaagactggctagaagggATACATCTTGGagagaacaatctcaagcaatcacaaagctgccttttggtgggaaccaataagactgaggatccaaatgcagcaacttaaatgaaccaatagtagctgttccttctggaacaggaaggcagctacttttccctaatgtgaatacatACAGTAATAAtgcagatatgataacccttgaatcaatacacaacagcttCAAAACAGATTTAAGAAATAAAACTCCTGTTCTCCGGACAAGCCAGGGCTGTCGCCTTCATTCAGGCCAAGAAGGGGGCTTGCTAAGCAACGAGGTGGCAGGGGGATGTGCCTCCCGCAGCTATGAtgacggaatcatagaattgtaagggaacTAAggggcaatctagtccaacccgctgctaTGCAGGAACCCTGCTCCTGACTTTGCCTCCTTCAGCTCGCGCGGGGTTCAGGACGAGGAGCAGAAACGAGAGGGCCTCTGAGCACGTGCTGGATGCTCCTCAAGCCTGAGCAAGGCCCAAGGAGCAGCGCGCGCCTTCCCGGGGCTCTGGATCCCGCAACATGCCGAGCGATTCCTTTTCCTCGCCAGCGGGGGAGGAGCGCGCGGCAGCAGGTTGCCGTGCGTGGGTGGGAATGACGTAATCCTGCAGTTCTGTGGACGGCAGCCAGGGGCCGCCCTCGCCGCGAGACCCGCCTCCTTGGCCGGCCGCTTCCGGGATTTGCAAAATGGAGgacgggggcggcggcggcggggttgATGGCGATCGGGGCGAGGGGCCTGGCGCCGTTCCCATGGCGACGACGCTGTTCCGCTGCCCACTCTGCCGGTGCAGCGCTTTCGCCGGTCGGCGCAGCCACCTCTACAGCGCGGGGCACCAGAGGCGGCTTCGCGGGGTGCTCGCCCGCCTGAAGGAGAAAGTACGGCCCCGGAGCCCCAGGGATAGGCGCGGAGGGTCGGGTGAAGTGCCCGAAGGCAGCCGGGCCGAGTTTCGTGCAAGGCTGCACCCTTCGCATTTCTGCCTGCCCGGCTGCGGGTGGCCTGTCCAAGGAGGAGCAAGGAGTGGGCGGGTGGGGTGCTGGTTCTGCAGCCGGTCCGAAAGGGCGCCAGCTGCTCTCCAGAGAGATTTCACAGggtcatagagctggaagggaacatcagggtcatctagtccaaccccaaggGTGGGGGGTCACAAAAATGATTGAAAGTACTCAATTAATTGAGgttctgccacccccacccccctagcAGATGCCTCAACTTTGGCTGATCTCCTaacaaaagttcaacaactttggctgctccccccccttaacaaaaatcctgcctaCGCCcatgtccagccccctgcaatgcaggaatgtttttgcccaacatggggcttgaacccacgatcctgagattCAGAGGCTTATTATGCACCTCCAACTGAGCCATCCTTCACACAAgtatttccccctccttctcaCTTTTGCTTCTCTTTTACATTTTGCTCAGGTGGCCGCAGCGCGGAAGATGCTCAAGCGGGCCTTGGTGGTGCCTTTTGACCCTGGGGAGCATGAGCGACAATTCTGGTGCGTTTGCTGCAGGCAGGAGGTGAAGTTGCACCTGAGCCAGGGGTCCTTGGCTGTGCTGCATGGCGGCCTTCTCCAGCACATGGCCAGGTAAGCTTGGAGAAGAGTCTCCACTCATGCAGGCCAACTCTTGCCTGGAGCATGAGGTGGGGGGTGTCTGGAACATGAATAGCTTTGTTTGGCTACCTTATTTACATCTTGATTTTATTTGCTTTACCTACTAATCGTAACAAAGTTATTTTTGAAGGAGAAAGGTGCACAAGCAATTTTCATAGCCAAtcaattatatacagtggtacttcgggttacatatgcttcaggttacagacgcttcaggttacatactccgctaacccagaaataacgcttcaggttaagaactttgcttcaggataagaacagaaagcATGCTCTGgaagcgcagcggcagtgggaggccccattagctaaagtgttgcttcaggttaagaacagtttcaggttaagaacggacctccggaacaaattaagtacgtaaccagaggtaccactgtactggattgTATCAGTAACCCAGTTTGCAGTCTGAAACATGGGAATCGTAGTAAGTTGGTGGCAGTTTTCAGCAGTCAAAGCAAAACTGGCTGTTTTCAGAGTCACCTTGTTTATATTATTTGCAGGTACATTCCAGTTTTCTTCCAATTAATGAAACAGTGGAGCATATTTTTCATAGTTGTTATACACATACCCCAGACAACTCCTCTGCTCACCTCTTCCTTGCTAATTAGGCTCCTGGGAGTGAGTCAAAAACTGATATAGTGCTAAATGTGGATATGACTTTGAGTGGAATCAAATTTGATTTTTCCATGCTTGTAATGAGGCCCTTTTTGTGAGTGTCCATGCCTGCCCTTGGCTTCTGATACAGACATCTTTCACAGCATGCAGAATTGCTTAAGTTGTTTTCCTCTGAGATTATCCTTCAAGGGTTACATAGTTTAGATTAGAGATGaggagtctgtggccctccatatatatattataataataatattttttaatctaAACACAGAACAAtcaatgcaaacaaaacaaatgatatTGGTCAACAGGTACAAAATAGTTTTATATTACAGATACAAGCCCAAAATGACTTCATCCCTTTCATGTCAGGTAACCTAACTAATAAACATTATGAGTTACAGCGGGTCAAGACtcctatgaaataaaataaataataataataataataataataataaatgaaataaatataagcCAATCAGTATCAAAGGTATCCTTTTGAGTTTCTCTGTTATGATGTGTGAGATTATCCTTCAAGGCTAAAAACCATATTGCATGTATTGCACTCACCGGCATTCTTCCAATTTAATAATTTTCCAATTGTGCTGCCACTAAAATATGATTTAACAAATTCTTATATGGGAGATTTTATCACAGCCTCTAAGGACAGTAAAACAACCCTGGCTCCATGTCAACATTTCTTTGAAAGAGGTCAGTAAACACATTGGCCCCAAAGAGCTGCATGTACCTTTGGACATTCCCACCATAAGTGAATCAACACGTCTGTGTTCTGGCAGCCCCACCAACACAGAAGTGACAAAGCACCATTAATAGAGTGCAGTTAAACAGCTCCAGTTCCATCTATGTAAGTTTCATCATAGACACCTACATTTTAGCAGAGATTATCTTAAATAGGAGGAGTAAGCCATAAAACCACTCATTCTCCGACCTGGCCCTACAGGTATTGTTGAATTCCTATCTACCCCAGCCAGCACAAacaactgtcagggatgatggaagttagattccagcaacatctggagagccacagggaTTAACACTGCCACCTGGACAAATGAATATGAACTGTAGCCTGGGCAGTCCTGTTAAAAGTTTGTGTCTTTCTCACTCTTAAGGTGTTTGGGTCTTTTATTCCTTTTCAAGCGTTGAACATAAGAAAGCAGTCTATGCATTCTGGTGGGAGAACAGAGCAGACCCTAGCCTGAAGTCACGCTTCTTGGTTTCCTCTGAGGATTATGAGCTGTGAGTAGACACTTTGCCAGTTAGTTTATGTGGCATTTTGTTTGCTAGATTAGCTAGTCCACCTCTTTGGCGCagaaggaagctgctttatgccaTCAAACCATTCATCCATCTTGTTCCACGTGGGAATTATCATTAGTGGGCAATCTGCAACCATAGAGACACCCTTGGCCTAATTTCAAAAGCCTTCCCCAAATACTAAGTCCGTATCGCTGGCAGAAATCATCTCTGTGTCTCTGCTGATTAGCTTCTGGTCAGGTATCTCCACATGTTGCCAGCATATGGCCTTTGTCAGTTATTCCCAAGAGGGAATGTAGCCCCTTGGCCAAAGGAGAAGGATTAATTTATTAGAGGGCCTGATGGTGGGACAGGGTTAGGTGTTGACCATACCTGGTCATTTCAGGCCTTTGATACTGTTCCTCCTACACTGCTGGGGCTCCCAAAGTAATCACTCATTCAAGCCGGAATAATTTTTATGTAAAATCGTTTTAGATTTTCTTGTTGTACCACCTGTCTTCTGTGGTAGAGGCAGCAAAAGGCCACTGCCTCGGTTCAAGTTGTTGCTCCACAAACTGATACAACTTTTGAATCTGTTTCAGCTTCAAGGCATCACTCTCCAAAGCTCTGGATGCTTATGAGGAAAAAGAAGATGAGCTCATTCAAGAGGTGAGGACAATAATGTGTTTTGAGTGTGTAGTAGGAATTTGGGTTTCTCCTCTGATTCAGGTTCTCATTGTGTCTTCTGCCTACCCCAATTCCAGGTGGCTGCTCGCATCAGAGAGGTGGAGCAGAGACGGCAAGAAGTAGTGCAGGCTGCCTTAGAGGTTTGTGTGCCCAGGATGCAGATGGGCAGTATCCACCATTATGTTCACAACTGTTTCTGTGCCCCTGGCCTTTCTCTCTAGTTGTGCTGTTGCCCTGAAACATGCGATTTCTCTTTCAACCACAAGGGAAGGTGGTGAATGTCCCCAGCAGTGACTATACAAGCAGCACACCTCATCTCTCATGTCTAGTTTATATTTCATTTGTATGGCCTTCCTTTTCTAACCCCCTTTGTTAGCACTTCCAGGCTACAGAGCAGAAACGCCTGGCTGCAAGTTTACAGCTGTTGTTTGTGGTCTGGGGCACCCCCACCTCTTGAATGCCCTTTCTGTGCCTTTCCCTCCCGAAAATGCAAAGTACTTTACCGGCCACTGTTTGCTCTGTtgacaataaagcattaaaatatcCCATCTAATTAGCTTCTTTTCCTTAAGTGTTGGTTAGAGGGCATCTGTGGCCAAAGCTTATTTGTAGACCTCTATTTCCCTCCAATGCAAGAGCATGTCTCTGGCCATTATCTCTTGATGGGCATTGGTTGGATTCCTTCCACCTTATTACTAGTGATTTCATTCCAAGGTTGTCCTACAGAGCAGACTTTACTATTGTCTCTTGAAACAAGTGTTTTTTCCTGAATCAAACTCAGCAACAGGCAGAGACAGAGCTGTGCAATGGAGCTGCCACCGCCAATGCTTTTACAGGAAGCCCAAGGTAAGAGTTGTTTAGTCATGGTTATCAGTGGTGTTTGCTTTAGAGGCCTTAATGACTCCATACATCAAGGGCCCTTTCTGCCCTTTGTAATACTGTATGGCCTTTTCAATCCCTGGGTACCAAAATGTGCCCATATACTTTCTGCTTTACTCAATAAATTATCCTGTGTTGTAGTGACTCTGCTTTTGCCACGGAAGAACAAGAGCAGCTTGGGCCAAGCAGAAACCTGACATTTCTTGAAGGACACCCTGGATCTGCATACAGAACCGTGCCAGAGTCAGAGTGGCAGGAAGCAGGACAGTCTTTAACTTTTATTGGCCATCAGGTAGGCAGATGGGAGCCCACTTCATCTCTTCACAATGACCCATTTGTCCTCAAAAGCCTTTTAGTTTGGGGTTCTggatgaatacagtggtaccttgggttaagtacttaattcgttcctgaggtccgttcttaacctgaagcgtacttaacctgaagcaccactttagctaatgggaccgcctgctgctgctgcaccgccagagcatgatttctgttcttaagcggagttcttaacctgaggcgtacttaacctgaggtaccactgtagggtgTGATTATGCTTTATTCTCATGGTGGTACAGATTTTATTGTGTTAAATGGTTGGGTATCACTgagatagtttttttaaaattattgtagtTTAACTGGTTGAAGATTTTCTTtagaaagcagaatataaatctgttgggggggggaaatccactgCAGGTGCCTTATACTGCCATGAATGGCTTCTGACTTGATTAGCAGAGCTCCTACACAAGTGGCAGACCAGCAAACAGTCTGGTGGTCCCTTACTTTTATTGCACATAGTAGGATATGCCCCATTCCCAGCTTGATATAAGAtttggctggcaccttcattatacatctttaggcagtAGTCGAAAATGTTCTTCagtcaggcctttggctgattattatcctattcccttttaaatgtgtttgtgggagaggggtttattggtttgtttttttattgtttttattttgcattttgtgtttttatcttgtatttttatgttgtgaaccaccaagATCTATGGATGTAGGGtgtaatacaaatttaataaatttgtgaacatgGGGAATTGGAATTGGGAGTTACATTACTTTTAAAAGCTGCACTGTATAATTAAATGCAGCTCTTGCTCCTTCTTTGCAGCAATGGCAGCTGCCTCTTTACATACTTCCTCTCTCTAAATCATTTCTACCTTGGTTTTCCCTTTGCTTTTTTGAACACAGGAGCCAGCAGAGCACGGCAACATTTACACAGGTATGCTAGCAAATATTTGATTGCTCCACTTTCTGAAACATGATTTTGACCTGTCTTATGATGAGGTTTAATAAACTCTGGTCTTACATGAGAAAGATCCTAACTGTGGTTACAACTAGAGAATGCCCACACACTCAGATTCTTAAGAATAGGCACATtaacagaaacataggaagctgccttatacagaccaCTTGACACTGTGACTTACAGTGGCTCTCTGAGGTTccagaatctttcccagccctacctgtacACACCAGTGTTTGCACCTTGtaccttttgcatgtaaagcatgtgctctgccacggAGGTTTCAACCCTTGTTCAGAAAGGTAAAAAATACTAAAGACACCTTATTGCATTATTTGGAAAGATAATGGCCCCAGAGATGGGGAGGCTGCCATTTGACACAGAGGTAAGAAGAATGGGGCTGCTCTAACTTGTCATCCTCCCATACTTTAGGGGCCAAACCCCCTTGGCtgatggaggaggaaggggaaagtacAGCACAGATTGGACCTTCGTACGAAGAATTTCTCAAGGAAAGTGAGTATGCAGAAATTTGGCCCTGTAGTCAGGACTCGTACTATGACACCAGCTCACCTGCTGGAAATCAAAGTGAGACTAGAACTCCAATTGAGGCTTGAAAAACgatttcttccccaccctcctttcTTTAAAGAAGAGAAACAGAAGCTGAAGAAGCTTCCACCTAATCGTGTTGGTGCCAACTTTGATCACACCTCTCAGACAGGAGAAGGGTGGCTCCCCTCTTTTGGGCGGGTTTGGAACCATGGCAGGAGGTGGCAGTCCAGGTAAGCCTCTGTGCACAATTTGCTTCCTTTATAATGTATCTGTACATGCTGGACAATACAGCAGCTTTTACAGGGTAGGCTCTGTAGCTGGCTCTCTAGCACCTTGGCTCTTACAAAGAAAACCAGATGTGGTAGATCTTTGGTTGAATTCTACCAGGCACTTGTTCCCAAACATTCAGCAAATATTAGTTGAGTCTTAGACTCCAGCATTTTGAAAATACACTGGCTTTGTAAAACTAACGCTTTCTGGTTGGCCACAGAAATTTTAGTTTTATCTTTTAAGTAGAGTACGTGTTAACTGAAGTTATTTGTCCTGGTATAttatttctggtttttttaacTGACCTGCGTCACTTCCCTTCACTTTCATTAATTGACAAAACGGCAAGAAGTGCCTTTTATTAGCTATGGTTGTTTCTAAATATAGCCTGCCCAGTGCTGCATGCTCAAGATAACCTGGAGTCTGGATTACTATAATCTGTTTCCATAGAACTACCTTTGAATAATGGTCCAGAAAATTTAGCTTTTTTTCTGGACCTATGCAGCAACACCTGTTCTGCAAGATCTGCACAGGCTGTCAATACATTACTGGGCCCAATTTTGATACGTAGAACCTTAAGTCCCTGATGGTGTACATTTCTTTTTTATGACCTGCCCTGAGATCAGGGTAGAGGACTTCTGGCTGAACAGTGATAGAGCCTTCCCTGTATACTATTAaaattcccccctttgcaaatgtCAGTTGCCTCTACTTTGTATTTCAAGGCCAGGTCAAAACACACCTGCTTATCCAAGCCTTTGGTGAATTTAACACTTTGAAAAATATATGGTATGGGAGTttattctccccctgccccccaattaAAATAACTTGCAGTACACTCATTTGTAAGGGAATGAATAGGGTGGCTCTGCAACTGATGTGGTGGCTGGTTCATTCTTTTAAGCTTCTTTTTCTAGACATCAGTTCAAATCTGAAGCACAGAAACACCCTGGCCCTAAAAGGAAACAGCAAAAAACTGACTGAAGAGAAGAAAGGCCGGATTCAATTACAGAAGGTTgtgcagcctgagaagaggcCAGATGAAAATTTCTTTTTGAGCATTCTGTATGTCAAGTATCATGTGTTTGTTCTATAGTAAAGTatcattaaatataaaatatgttttaaaatttcaCTCATCTCAACTCATTATTTTAAACAGAGAGCCCCTCTATGGCAGTTATTGTAAAAGTTGGGAACATATTCTTATCCCTGGCTGTTCTAAGGGCTTACTTTTCTCTtgtaaattttttttattaaaagacaCTAGCTCACTTTGTGCAACATGCCACATTTACCCCAAAGGGCTAACCATTTCACATTCTGTTTGCACAGTATCCAGTAGGAATATGGTGTCATGCAAGCCTGCTCCAGTGCGAGGTCTCAAATTTCCTACATGCAGAGGATTCACTTCCAACAGCTCTCAACTCCTTGACACCTTACTGGACTGAACACCCCCTAATGTCCtggctgcttgagtgggtggtTAAGCACCACCTCTTCATCAGAACCCGCCTACATCAAGGCCTTTAAATCTGGACAGCTGGGAGTCTTTTATTCCTCCACTAGGATCTAATATGCTGTTATAAGAGACCAGAAGCCTGTTTATAAGTAGCTCCCATGATAGCCTCATTGGCACAGTAAGAACAAAGACTGGGTGGTAGTATCTGCATGTTTTATGTCATGGGCTCAGGGCATAATTTTTTAGGTACCGGTACATACCCATGCACTTGCAGGCCAGCTTGGTATGAAAGTGAGTAAAGGCTTTTCAACAACTGATTGCCTATGGTCCCTGACTATTAGAAACAAAGCTGTACTTAACTGCACTGAGCAGAAAACCACACAAAACTTCAGGagttcaaatttttatttttgtgatttACAGAGTCAAAAAACCTCCCAAGAACctgaaaaacaaacagataattaATTAGAACCATTTGCCTGTTAAACAACTGCCATGATAGAATTCCACCAAGCCATACCGCTAGCACTGAGAAGCAGCTCACCTTTTATGCGTCCTCCCCAGCAGGTGGTGCATCACCCCCCTTGGTGTTTCGGGTGTAGATGACCTGGGCTCTGTGCTTGGACACCAGTTTGATTAGGCCTGGCAAAAGGACAGGACAGTTCAGTTCAATATGAAGGAAAGCAGAGCTTTTAAAAGTAACATACCAACCAACTTCCTATACGTATAAAAATACATCTGTGGAGCTGTCACTTGTTCATTACAGTGCTCACAATTAAGGTAGAGGCTTTTGTAATAAATACCAGTGTTGTACTCCTAGGGATATTCTGTATTCATGCATGCAACACTGATGACAGTTGCCAGCTACCTGCCAGTTTAGCACCCTATTTTGCTATTGCCAAACAAATGAGAGACAgactcccaacacacacattcatgAGTTAAGTAGGGCTGCTATCAGTGACCCCCAAACACCTTAATTTAAGCTAAGGGTAGCCAatgataagggatgatgggagctgtagtctaataacatctggagaatgccatgttggctacccttggttTAAGTAGCCACAGATAGCCCTTTCCACTGAGGCACTGAATTTTGCTATGTTGTTACCTTTGCTGAGAAGCTCCTGGAGCGCAGCTCTAGCCAAGGAGCCTCGAATCTTCAGCCTTTCGGAGACCACAGCAGGTGTGATGAGTTTGTAGTTTGGCACCTCCTTGCACAGCTTGTCGTAAGTAGCTTTGTCAAACAGAACAAGGTTGTTCAACTTGTCTCTTACTTTCCCTTTGGACCACTTCtgctcaaggaaggaaggaaggaaggggaaaagcaGTTAAAGCTTTAAAAGCCCAAATGACACAGAGTTATTAAGGTGCTGAGGGCTTTATACTGGTAAGGTTTTAAGTGTGTGCATACACCAGTCTGCcaacctggtatcctccagatgctttggcccTTCAACCGCAGCCAGCACTGCAGTTAGATGCAGCTTATGGGCATTGTGgcccaaaatgctggagagcacAATgtgtattatattttaatatccCATCTTTCCCTCAAGGGGCTGAAGGTgttgtacatggttctctccccttcccatttCCCCACACATCAAGGTGGGAATTTGAATCCAAGTCCCACTCGCTCTAACCACAATGCCACATGAGTTCACCATCAAAGCTTAAGGTAGGCAAGCACTGCTACATAAAATTCCACATGTTCCTTTCCCATCTGCAAGTGCTCCTAT harbors:
- the CCDC84 gene encoding coiled-coil domain-containing protein 84 isoform X3 translates to MEDGGGGGGVDGDRGEGPGAVPMATTLFRCPLCRCSAFAGRRSHLYSAGHQRRLRGVLARLKEKVAAARKMLKRALVVPFDPGEHERQFWCVCCRQEVKLHLSQGSLAVLHGGLLQHMASFKASLSKALDAYEEKEDELIQEVAARIREVEQRRQEVVQAALEQQAETELCNGAATANAFTGSPSDSAFATEEQEQLGPSRNLTFLEGHPGSAYRTVPESEWQEAGQSLTFIGHQEPAEHGNIYTGAKPPWLMEEEGESTAQIGPSYEEFLKEKEKQKLKKLPPNRVGANFDHTSQTGEGWLPSFGRVWNHGRRWQSRHQFKSEAQKHPGPKRKQQKTD
- the CCDC84 gene encoding coiled-coil domain-containing protein 84 isoform X1; the protein is MEDGGGGGGVDGDRGEGPGAVPMATTLFRCPLCRCSAFAGRRSHLYSAGHQRRLRGVLARLKEKVAAARKMLKRALVVPFDPGEHERQFWCVCCRQEVKLHLSQGSLAVLHGGLLQHMASVEHKKAVYAFWWENRADPSLKSRFLVSSEDYELFKASLSKALDAYEEKEDELIQEVAARIREVEQRRQEVVQAALEQQAETELCNGAATANAFTGSPSDSAFATEEQEQLGPSRNLTFLEGHPGSAYRTVPESEWQEAGQSLTFIGHQEPAEHGNIYTGAKPPWLMEEEGESTAQIGPSYEEFLKEKEKQKLKKLPPNRVGANFDHTSQTGEGWLPSFGRVWNHGRRWQSRHQFKSEAQKHPGPKRKQQKTD
- the CCDC84 gene encoding coiled-coil domain-containing protein 84 isoform X2, giving the protein MEDGGGGGGVDGDRGEGPGAVPMATTLFRCPLCRCSAFAGRRSHLYSAGHQRRLRGVLARLKEKVAAARKMLKRALVVPFDPGEHERQFWCVCCRQEVKLHLSQGSLAVLHGGLLQHMASVEHKKAVYAFWWENRADPSLKSRFLVSSEDYELFKASLSKALDAYEEKEDELIQEQQAETELCNGAATANAFTGSPSDSAFATEEQEQLGPSRNLTFLEGHPGSAYRTVPESEWQEAGQSLTFIGHQEPAEHGNIYTGAKPPWLMEEEGESTAQIGPSYEEFLKEKEKQKLKKLPPNRVGANFDHTSQTGEGWLPSFGRVWNHGRRWQSRHQFKSEAQKHPGPKRKQQKTD
- the RPS25 gene encoding 40S ribosomal protein S25, which translates into the protein MPPKDDKKKKDAGKSAKKDKDPVNKSGGKAKKKKWSKGKVRDKLNNLVLFDKATYDKLCKEVPNYKLITPAVVSERLKIRGSLARAALQELLSKGLIKLVSKHRAQVIYTRNTKGGDAPPAGEDA